ATCTTCGCCCTGACGAGTATGCTAGAACGCTATCAGATGCAGATTCTTTATGCAGAAAACGGTAAAGACGGTATTGCAGTGTTACAAAACACACCCGATATTGATATTGTTTTAATGGATGTGATGATGCCAGAAATGGATGGTTACGAAACAATGCGTGCTATCCGCCAGAACGAACAACTTCGTAGCTTGCCCATCATTGCTCTTACAGCCAAAGCCATGAAAGGCGATCGCGAGAAGTGTATCGAAGCAGGTGCATCCGACTACATCACCAAACCGGTAGATACCGAACAACTAATTTCAATGTTGCGCGTCTGGGTATACCGCTAGTTAGAAGTAATAACTACTTAGGATGAAGTAAGAAAGATAGAAGTACACCAAAAGTTATATGCCTCATCCTTTCCTAACTCTGTTCCATAGACTTATTGCATAAGTCGATAAATTTTGTATTTCATCTGCGTGTATCTGCGGTCATCTGCGGTTAAGTATCTAAAATCTGACTTATGCAAGAAATCTGAGGCGAGAATATGCAAATCGAACCAAAAGTTAATATCCTTCTGGTTGACGACTACCCAGAAAACTTGCTGACATTAGAAGCGATTCTAAGCGGCTTAAATCAAAATCTAGTCAGGGCTTCCTCTGGAGAAGAAGCTTTACGCTGCATACTGCATCAAGACTTCGCGGTAGTTTTACTGGATGTGCAGATGCCAGGATTAGACGGATTTGAAACCGCAACCATGATTCGGCAAAGAATGCGATCGCAACTTACCCCAATCATCTTTCTTACCGCCTTTCACAGCAATGATAATTTTATATATAAAGGTTATTCTTTAGGCGCAGTTGATTATTTACTTAAGCCAATTGATCCTGAAATACTAATTTCCAAAGTTACAGTATTTGTAGACTTATTTAAAAAAACCGCAGAAATAAAACGACAAGCAGCACAGCTTGAAGCAGTTAATGCAAAACTCCAAGAAAGTAAACAGACATTACAAGATTTTTTAGATAACGCCAACGATTTAATTCAAATCCTCTCGCTAGATGGACATTTTACCTACGTCAATCGCACTTGGCAACAAACACTAGGTTATTCTTTAGAAGAAATTAGTAACCTCACTTATTTTGATATTATTCACCCCGCTCATCGTGCCAATCTAGAATTTGTAATCAAAGCAATTCAACTAAATAAAGAAAATTGTATAATTGATACCAAATTTATTACAAAAGACGGTAAAGAACTTGAAGTAGAAGGAAATTTAAACTGTCGATTTGAAGAAAATAAACCTATAGCAATTAGGTGTATATTTCGAGATATTAGTGAACGCAAGCAAGCGGAAGAAACACGCGCTCAATTTACTCGTGAACAGGCAGCACGACAACAAGCTGAAGCAGCTAACCGCATGAAAGATGAATTTTTAGCGGTACTTTCTCACGAACTCCGCACCCCTCTTAACTCAATGTTAGGATGGGTGCGATTATTACTTACTAGAAACTACGATCAAAAAGCTACTAATCAAGCGTTGCAAACTATAGAACGTAACGCTAAATTACAGGCGCAATTAATCGAAGATATTTTAGATGTTTCGCGCATTATTCAAGGCAAATTGCAGATACATCTACACCCAATAAATCTTGTAGCAGTTATTGATGCAGCAGTAGAAGCAGTACGTCCTAATGCTGAGACTAAGGCTATTAAATTAGAACAGATATATGATGAGGTGGCAGCAAATTCCTCAGTTTTAGTACGAGGTGATTTTGCTCGCTTGCAGCAAATTTGCTGGAATTTATTAACTAATGCGATAAAATTCAGCCCACAAGGAGGAGAAGTCCAGATCACACTAAAATTAATTGAGGAAAATTTTGTCCAAATACAAATTACGGATAATGGAATTGGTATTAGTAAAGAATTTTTACCTCATATCTTTGAGCGTTTTCGTCAAGCAGATAGTACCAGTACAAGATCGCAAGGCGGGCTTGGGCTTGGGTTGGCAATAGTACGTCACATTGTTGAACTACACGGTGGTAGTATTAAAGCTGAAAGTGAAGGTGAAGATAGAGGATCAACATTTACGGTAACATTGTCTCTTATTTGTAATAATATAGAAGCCAATAATGGTAAAGCAATTATTCATAAAAGCGACAATGAATTAAATTTAGATATACCCATAAAACTTGATGGCTTGCATATACTTGTTGTTGATGATGAAGCTGATGCACGAGATTTACTAGAGGTAGTATTTGCAGAATACGGAGCTAAAGTCACCACAGCAGCATCAGCTTCAGAAGCAATTGAATTAATTAAATCATTACAACCAGATATATTAATTAGCGATATTGGGATGCCTAACGAAGACGGCTATACTTTAGTTAAAAAGGTAAGAGAACTTGATAGTCAACAAGCTAGAGAAATTCCGGCGATCGCTTTAACAGCTTACGTCACAAAAGAAGATAATAAACACGCAATTTCATCTGGTTTTCAAATGCACTTATCCAAACCAGTAGATACAAACGCATTAATTACAGCAGTAGCAAAACTTACCGGAAAAATGCCAATGATTAATCAAAAGTAGGGGCGGGTTGACCGATACCATAAATTCTACGCATAAATTCAATTAAACCCGCCCAAACACCTAGAAAAAACATCCTTAAAATTATATTTATCATCCCCATATATCTTGTAGGGGCGGGTTGACAGACACCCGAAATTATCCGCAGAAATGTAACAAAACCCGCCCAAACACCCAGAAAAAACCGCCGAAAAATATATTGCTCATCCCGATATATTCTGTAGGGGCGGGTTGACAGATACCCGAAATTCTACGCATAAATTCAATTAAACCCGCCCTAATCCCGTGAAAAAAACACAATTAAAATCATATTGCTTATGCCGAGCTATTGGTTAGGGCGGGTTTATATATATTGTAATTATAAACAATATCCTGGGCAACCCGCCCCTACATGAACATTTACCATTTGGATGGATTATTTGGATGTAATTGATCCTGCTCCCAAGACAAAGGATTATTAATTATATATTCACAAATTATGTTAAAAGATTCTTCATTACGGATAATGTGTTCATAATAATTACGCTGCCAAACCGGAACACCTATTGATTCTCTTAGTTGATTAATCCGGCGAGTAGAAGAGGTTTTAAAACTCCTAATAACTTCAGATAAGGGCTGATTACCTGATTCAATTAATTTGATTACTCCATGTATATGATTAGGCATAATTACAAATTCGTCTAACTGGACATTAGTAAACTTTTTAGCTAAAAGGTTCCAATTATATTGAACTACTTGACCATAACGGTTTAATTCTACAGTGGAATTTATTACATGACCTAGTAAACATTCACGTTGCCAAATACAAATAGTAATAAAATATAACCCTGCTTGCGTATAGTCATATCCTGGCAAGCGAATTGAACGGCGATGATGTTTATCTGGATTATATTTCATATCATGTCCGCACGAATACCCATAATATGCGTAAGGGCGGGTTTAATTGAATTAAAGCAGGATACCTAGATGTCGGTCAACCCGCCCCTACAAGAAAATTTCTTGCTCACGGCAAATACGGGAGAGCCGACATTCCTAATTATTCGGATAAAAAATGTTCATCTAGAGTTTGTTCGGCAGTAAAAGGCGACTCGCTAGGAAATGTATTTAGAGGCAATTCTGTTTCAAGAGCAGCTTGTTTTCTAGCCTTCTGATAAGCTTGATCAAAAACTTCCAGAAAATACCCTCTCAGGCTGGGACTTTCCTCAAAGGAATCTTCTAAACGAATGCGATGTTCAATAATTGAACTACGCCAACTGGTAGACCTTTTTTCGGGTTGATATTTGTACTTTAATAAGTGCATTAACAAAACTCGAAGATTACTTAATAACGCCCGCCTTTGACTACCACTCATATCTTCTACTTCTTCGATTAAGTTTTCCAGATCGAGTTCCGAAAACTTGCCGTCTCGCAAAAGTTTTGCTGTTTCTGATGCCCACAAACAAAAATCCTGATTGTATAGCTTAGAAGTGCGGTGTTGTGAGGTGGCGTAAACGCCATCGCTATTTTGAGATACTGTCATGTCAAGATACCTCGTATCATCTGCGTTTGATTAGATATACATTTAAAACTTAAAATTTGAAAAAGCAGCAACTGCTAAACAACCCCATCCCACTAAAAATGCCACACCTCCCAAAGGCGTAATAGCACCTAGCCATTTAACACCCGTAAAACTGAGCGCGTAAAGACTACCGGAAAAAATCACAACTCCTAAAATAAAAGTTACACCAGCAGTAATAAGACTTGCAGGTGGTGTTGGATAATGAGTTAACAGTAACGCTACTATTAATAAAGCTAGAGCATGATACATTTGATAACGAGCGGCAGTTTCAAAAATTAAAAGCGATCGCTCGGTAAGTCTTTCTTTTAAAGCATGAGATGCGAAAGCACCAGCAGCCACAGACAAGCCTGCTAAAATTGATGCGATCGCTAAAAAAATTCTAGTTATATCCATCTGCGATTTGTGCTGATTAATTTAACGGTAACTTAACTATAAATCTTGTCCCCTTGTCTACTTCACTCTCAACATCAATTGTGCCACCGTGAATATCCACATAGTTTTTCACGATCGCTAACCCTAACCCTGTACCAGGAATATTACCAACATTTCTAGCTCGATGAAAAGACTCAAATAAGTGAACTTGGTCTTCGGGAGGAATGCCAATTCCAGAGTCTTGAACCTCAAAGACCGCCAATTTATCCTCAATTTTTAATTTAAAATAAACTTCCCTGTCTTCAGGTGAATACTTAATCGCATTAGAAAGTAAATTGTTGAGGATGTGTCGCAGCAACTTTTCGTCCATACAGACAATCAACCTACCTAGTGAGTCGCCTAATTCTGCCGAGTTATTGATAAAAGTAATAGTGTGCTGATGACTAGCACTCAATTGCATTCCCTCAATTATCTCATCGCAAAAATTGAATAAATCAAAGGATTCTGGATTGAAATCTAGCTTTCCAGCTTCAGATTTAGCCAGCAGCAAAACATCATTTAACAATCCATTCATCTGATTGACGCAAGATTGAATCAGATTTATATAAGAAAGGTTTTTCTCTTGAGTGAAGCGCTCGCTGTAATATTCCAACAATTCAGTAGCAGACAGAATTGTAGTTAGCGGGGTACGAAACTCATGGGAAGCTATAGAAATAAAGTGAGATTTGAGTTCATTAAGTTCTTTTTCCTTGGCTAATGACTTGCTAATTTCTGACTCAGCAATTTTGCGATCGGTAATATCGCGCCAGGAAACAACAAAACCATCATTGAGTTTGGCAGCGTGGATTTCTAAAATTCTCGGTAAATATTGCTGGTTAAAAATATCGGCATAAACAGAAATTTCTGTAACTAGAGGTGTACCCGTTTCTACAACCTGGCAATACTGCTCAAATAACTGATGATGATCCGGTAGTAATTCTAGTAGGTTTTTACCAACTTGTTCTTCTTTGCTCATGCGGCTCATAGCACAAGCCGCAGCGTTAACATATTCAACTAAAAAATTTATAATATTGCCAGAGCGATCGCGAACGCTGGTATATATACCGAAACAATCCAGCATATTCTCTACTGAAGTTTGAAAGCGTTGTTCGCTGTATGCTAGTTGCCTCCTCAACCGAGTCTGTTCAACAACATTATGAATCGCCAGACGCAGGCTTTCTGGAGTCATTTCTCCTTTGACTAAATAATCAGAAGCACCGCTTTTCATCACTTGCACTGCGATCGCTTCATTCCCCTGACCTGTTAACATCACCACAGGAACATCAATAAAATCTCTCTTAGTCTTTAACTCATTTAAAAACTCAAGTCCATCAATATCTGGTAGCAGGAAATCTAGCAAAATCACATCTGGCTTGATTAACCTGCACAATTCCAGTCCATTTTCTCCATACTCTTCCTCCACAATCGTATAGCTGTATTTAGAGTCCTGAAGCAAATAACGACGATAAGTTTCTCGATCTTCTAGACAATCATCAATAATTAAAATCGTTTGTTTGTTCTCTCTCATACCTGTTTCACTGTATCGGGAAGAGTGATCGCTTCAAACCAATAACTAATTAAAAGCTGGATAGTTTTAGTCAATTTTTCAAGATTGATCGGTTTGAGAATATAACCATTAACTCCGTATTGATAACAAACTTCTATATCCTTGGGATTAGAAGAAGTGGTGAATACTACAACCGGAATCATTTTGAGTTTCTCATCCTGCTTAATTTGTTTAAGCACCTCTCGCCCATCAGTTCCTGGTAAATTGAGATCGAGCAAAATCAGTGCTGGACGTGGTGCTTTTGTTTGTTCTGTATACTCTCCACTATGATACAGAAAATCTAAAGCATCTTCCCCATCTGTACAACGATATATAGGGTTAGCAAGAGACGACTTCCGCATCGTTCGTCCAAAAGCTTCAAAATCTTCATCACTATCTTCAACCAACAACAAGCATGAACTATAATTGTCTACCATCACCTTCACCTCAACCTTGCAATGTAAAATAAAATGTACTGCCTTCACCATAAGTAGATTCAACCCAAAGGCTACCGTTATGGCGCTCAACAATTTTTCTAGCAATAGTTAAACCAGCACCAGTTCCCCCACCATACTTGTTACCCGCGTGTAGGCGCTTGAAAATGCGAAACACAGTATCACGGTGTTTTTCTCTAATACCAATGCCGTTATCTCGGACATAGAAAACACCTCCTGGTACTACATCCGTTGAACTTTTTAATAATGTGGTAGTATCTGGGTACAAGCTATCTAAATAGCCAATTTCCACCCATTTATTTTCTTTGTCGTTATACTTGATGGCATTCGTAATCAAATTACTAAATACTTCATTTACTTGAATTTGGTCACAGTTAATTACAGGCAAAGATTGGGGAATACGGATCTCTAATTTTGTATCTTTCAAATTTAGGCTAATTACTTCAATAACTTGCTTCAATACTTCGTTTAGATCTGTTTGCTCCATCGACAAATCCATTCTGCCCAAACGAGAAAAATGTAGTAAAGAATTAATCAAATCTTCCATCCGTTGAGTGAGACGGACTAAAGTTTGGAGTTTTGAGACTCCATCTTCAGTAAGTACATGACCATAGTCTTCAATCAGGAAGCTTGAGTAGTTATGAATTCCTCGCAATGGTTCTTTCAAATCATGAGAAGCAATATAAGCAAAGGCATCCAATTCGCTGTTACTGCGTTCTAACTCAATATTAATTTTTGCTAGTTCGTCAGCCTTACGCAACACAATTCCGATAATCGCACTTTTAAGTTCTAAAGCTATATCTATTTCACACTTTTTCCAAGGTAAAGACTTTAATCGCACAGTTTGTTGCCATAGCTCAAAAGATTTGCGGGGTGAAAGACGCAAACTCCCATCCTGTGCTACCTCAACTGGTTTGTCAGGATTACCTCCCCAATTTACAGTTTGAATTACTTCAGGACGAAACCATAAAATATAATTTTTAGGAATTTGAGAAATACAAAGAGCTATAATTCCACTGGCTACGTCTTTGAAACTTTCTGCTACTGGGTAAAGCTTAGGCAAGGAATCTGTGTAAAAAATATCATGCTCAAATTGTGTTTCTACCCATTGCATTAATTGGTTTAGTTCAGATTCATTTGGTGTTTTACCGATAACTACCCACTCTTCACCGGAATACAAAGCAACGCCTTGAGCAGTTACTATGTCTAGCAAATTGGTTTTGGATTTAACCAAACTATTGACAAAATTCTCTTCTTGAGTAATAGATTCGACAAATCTAGATTGAATTGATTTAATTTTTATTTTGTAATCTAAATCTTCATGGTCTTCTTTAGCAACAAGTTCTATAGACATAACTTGCCCCAAAAACTCACAAGCAGTACGCACCGCGTATGGAACATATTTAGGTGAGTAATGATGGCAAGCAATTAATCCCCAAAATTTTTTATCTTTGATTAATGAAATGGACATAGACGCAGTAACGCCCATGTTTGTCAAGTATTCAATATGTAAAGGGGAAACGCTTCTTAAAACAGAAAAACTTAAATCCAGGGGACTATTTGTAATGGGATTATTCTGAGGAATTAGTTCGGCAGGTTGGTATTTGAAGTCAGGAATTAAACGCAGCCGATTCAGAACATAGAGTTTTCTCGCTTGCAGAGGAATATCTGAAGCCGGATAGTGCAAGTCAAGAAAAGGAGTTAAAATTTCTAGCTTATCCTCTGCTACAACTGTACCAGATCCTTCATTATCAAATTGATAGAGCATGACTCGATCAAAACCAGTCAGCTTTCTCACTTCTTTGACAATAATTTGACAAAGCTCATGCAGAGTTGAAGCCTTCTGCATTTTGTTTAGAGGACTTTGTACTAAATGATGAAAGCTAAAAAAGTCAGCTTTATTTTGAAAAACAGCAGGTTCTAGTTCAAGAATTAATACCTGATCTGAGCGATGAACGATGCCATCAAAAATTAATTCTTGTTCTTCACGTTTAATAGATATAGTCAGAGGGTTGACTTTTTCAAATTCTTCTGATAAACATTCTCGTATAGAATTTATCTGTTGATCGTCGAGTAGTTCTTTTAGCGATCTTTTCAGCAAATTTTGAGGATGAATGCCGATGAGATCGAAAGTATTATTGCTAACTTGGATAATTTCTAATTCTGGTTCTTTTAAAGCAAAAAGGAGACCGTGAGGCTGAATAGCACCAGGAAGGTGAATAGCTTCGCGATCGCAGTTAGTTAAATCAACGGTTTGGGGGGTTATGACTTCTGACTGACTCATCTGCTGGCTGTAGTCTTGGGAATCACATCTTTTTCTATCTTTCCCATAACTCAGCCCCAGATTGTTAAATCAGGCAAAATAGCATAAACAGGACTTACGCAAAGCCTCTATCTGTAGGGTGCGTTAGCGAAGCCTAACGCACCCTACCCACTGGTATAGTTATAACCCTGCAAACCACTCATAACCCTGATCTTCCCAATATCCTTTCGATGGCATCAGATTACTAACTAAAGTTATTTGAGTTACCCACTTACTTTGCTTGTAACCCAACTTAATAGGAGAAGCTAATCGCAGAGGCGCACCATTGTCAATAGATAAAGGCTGTCCATTTTTTTGATAAGCCATCAAAGTTTGAGGATGCAACGTTGAAGCTATATCCCAACTAGAATAGTAACCATCGGCTGATTTAAAATAGGCATAACGAACATTTGCTTTAGGTTGAGCAAGAGACACAATATCCCGTAACCGTATACCACCCCATTCCACAATAGCTGCCCACCCCTCAACACAAACATGGCGAATAATCATAGAAGTTAGAGCCATTCGCTGAATATCTGCCATACTCAGGCTAATAGGATTATTCACATCACCGTCAATAGTCAAACGAAACTTCTCTGAATCTATTTTCGGAGTTTCGTCAAATGTATTAATAAGTAAAGCATCTGGCTCGATCGCACTCTTAGGAAACTCAGGTACAGGCTTTTGAGGATTTAATAATAAAGCTTCTACACTCTGATTGAAAGGTTCAAAAGTTTTACCTACAGCCTCATCAAACAAACTTGAACCACAAGCGTTTAATAATAAACCGAGACTGGAAATTCCAGACAACTGAAGAAAACGGCGACGTGGTAAGTAACGCTTTGGAACTTGAATCAAACTCATAATTATACCTCTATAAAAAGATAGACTTAATTAAACGTGAACCACCTACTTTTAGACTAAGTAAGGAGTGAATCACCGCAAAAATTATTACAGTTGGCACAAAAATAAAATGAACTACTCTTAATGCTTGCCAACTACCAAATAAATCAACAATCCAGTGCAACTGAGCAGGTTTATACATTCCTAAACCACTCAGTAATGGTAGTAATAAAACCGGAATAATCGCAGTGTAAGCTAATTTGTGCCAAGCATAAGTTTTGCGTTTTATATTCTGACTTTTTTGGATAGCAGATATGTCACTGCTACTGATAAACCGATGCTTCCACCGACGAGTAATGAAAATGTATGTACCGTAGAACAGTAAATTAATAGCAAATAACCACATAGCCGCGAAGTGCCAGTGTCTACCTCCAGCCAGCCAACCCCCCAACAAAAAGATAGATGGAAATTGCCAACCTGCCCTTCCCCCAAAAACAGGGTTAGAGTTATAAATCTGTAGTCCACTGGTAATCATCAAGCTGAGACTGATTAGGTTAATCCAGTGGAATATTTTGGCAAAGATAGGTTGATTAGATTTAGGTCGAGACTTAGGGCGTTGAGAAGAAACAGATGAATCCATAGCTGATAAATAGGTAAATTTAGCGGTTACCAACACAAACTTTATGCTGTCAAGGCTAAAGCTTGTAGAAAAAAATATTATGGGGATAATTTGGGCTTGTCTAATATACGATTTCAACCTTTGTTTGGATTGTGGTTAGATATGAGATGGCGATCAAGAACATCCAATCTATCTAATTGTTCGTAGATTGATTAGATATCTACGAAACTAATGAAATTAAACGAATATCTTTTACAACGCCGCCAATTACTGTCCTATTTTGGGCTAGGAATTGGCACAGTCGCACTTAGTCTGGGTTTCAAAAAAGCAACTACTCCAACTTCTGCTTTTACTGCTGATGCTTCCCCTGATGCTGTCCCTAACTCTACCTCTGTTGCTGCCTCATCAACTAGGGAATCTTTACCAGAATTTCAAGGTCTTAGCCAATGGCTAAATTCTACTCCTCTTAAAGTGGCTGACCTCAAAAATCAAGTTGTATTAGTGCAAATTTGGACGTTTGCTTGCATCAACTGCCAACGCACCCTACCATATATAACTCGTTGGCATCGCCAGTATGCCGCTCAGGGACTTAAGGTGATTGGGATACATACCCCAGAATTTCCCTTTGAGCGGGATGTGAATAATGTTAAAAAAGCTTTGAAGCGGCACAAAATTAGCTATCCAGTTGCTTTGGATAATGAGTATAAAACTTGGAATGCCTACCAGAACAATTATTGGCCGCATCTATTTTTAGCAGACCGTCAGGGATTTTTGCGTTATGACCACATTGGAGAAGGAGCTTATCAGGAAACCGAACAATTAATTAAGAAACTATTAGGGTAGGTCAATGGGTACTTCTACATTGCTATCAGCAGGTTTGTCAGTAAGCGCAGGATTATTGACAGTTGTATCACCATGTGTATTACCTATACTACCCGTAGTAGTGGGGCGATCGCTCACTTCTCATCGCTATGGCCCCTTAGCTTTAGTCGCCGGACTAATTAGCGGTTTTGCCACTATCGGCAGCTTAAT
This DNA window, taken from Oculatellaceae cyanobacterium, encodes the following:
- a CDS encoding cytochrome b/b6 domain-containing protein — its product is MDSSVSSQRPKSRPKSNQPIFAKIFHWINLISLSLMITSGLQIYNSNPVFGGRAGWQFPSIFLLGGWLAGGRHWHFAAMWLFAINLLFYGTYIFITRRWKHRFISSSDISAIQKSQNIKRKTYAWHKLAYTAIIPVLLLPLLSGLGMYKPAQLHWIVDLFGSWQALRVVHFIFVPTVIIFAVIHSLLSLKVGGSRLIKSIFL
- a CDS encoding response regulator, which encodes MQIEPKVNILLVDDYPENLLTLEAILSGLNQNLVRASSGEEALRCILHQDFAVVLLDVQMPGLDGFETATMIRQRMRSQLTPIIFLTAFHSNDNFIYKGYSLGAVDYLLKPIDPEILISKVTVFVDLFKKTAEIKRQAAQLEAVNAKLQESKQTLQDFLDNANDLIQILSLDGHFTYVNRTWQQTLGYSLEEISNLTYFDIIHPAHRANLEFVIKAIQLNKENCIIDTKFITKDGKELEVEGNLNCRFEENKPIAIRCIFRDISERKQAEETRAQFTREQAARQQAEAANRMKDEFLAVLSHELRTPLNSMLGWVRLLLTRNYDQKATNQALQTIERNAKLQAQLIEDILDVSRIIQGKLQIHLHPINLVAVIDAAVEAVRPNAETKAIKLEQIYDEVAANSSVLVRGDFARLQQICWNLLTNAIKFSPQGGEVQITLKLIEENFVQIQITDNGIGISKEFLPHIFERFRQADSTSTRSQGGLGLGLAIVRHIVELHGGSIKAESEGEDRGSTFTVTLSLICNNIEANNGKAIIHKSDNELNLDIPIKLDGLHILVVDDEADARDLLEVVFAEYGAKVTTAASASEAIELIKSLQPDILISDIGMPNEDGYTLVKKVRELDSQQAREIPAIALTAYVTKEDNKHAISSGFQMHLSKPVDTNALITAVAKLTGKMPMINQK
- a CDS encoding transposase, which translates into the protein MKYNPDKHHRRSIRLPGYDYTQAGLYFITICIWQRECLLGHVINSTVELNRYGQVVQYNWNLLAKKFTNVQLDEFVIMPNHIHGVIKLIESGNQPLSEVIRSFKTSSTRRINQLRESIGVPVWQRNYYEHIIRNEESFNIICEYIINNPLSWEQDQLHPNNPSKW
- a CDS encoding molybdopterin-dependent oxidoreductase is translated as MSLIQVPKRYLPRRRFLQLSGISSLGLLLNACGSSLFDEAVGKTFEPFNQSVEALLLNPQKPVPEFPKSAIEPDALLINTFDETPKIDSEKFRLTIDGDVNNPISLSMADIQRMALTSMIIRHVCVEGWAAIVEWGGIRLRDIVSLAQPKANVRYAYFKSADGYYSSWDIASTLHPQTLMAYQKNGQPLSIDNGAPLRLASPIKLGYKQSKWVTQITLVSNLMPSKGYWEDQGYEWFAGL
- a CDS encoding response regulator codes for the protein MVDNYSSCLLLVEDSDEDFEAFGRTMRKSSLANPIYRCTDGEDALDFLYHSGEYTEQTKAPRPALILLDLNLPGTDGREVLKQIKQDEKLKMIPVVVFTTSSNPKDIEVCYQYGVNGYILKPINLEKLTKTIQLLISYWFEAITLPDTVKQV
- a CDS encoding ATP-binding protein, with the translated sequence MSQSEVITPQTVDLTNCDREAIHLPGAIQPHGLLFALKEPELEIIQVSNNTFDLIGIHPQNLLKRSLKELLDDQQINSIRECLSEEFEKVNPLTISIKREEQELIFDGIVHRSDQVLILELEPAVFQNKADFFSFHHLVQSPLNKMQKASTLHELCQIIVKEVRKLTGFDRVMLYQFDNEGSGTVVAEDKLEILTPFLDLHYPASDIPLQARKLYVLNRLRLIPDFKYQPAELIPQNNPITNSPLDLSFSVLRSVSPLHIEYLTNMGVTASMSISLIKDKKFWGLIACHHYSPKYVPYAVRTACEFLGQVMSIELVAKEDHEDLDYKIKIKSIQSRFVESITQEENFVNSLVKSKTNLLDIVTAQGVALYSGEEWVVIGKTPNESELNQLMQWVETQFEHDIFYTDSLPKLYPVAESFKDVASGIIALCISQIPKNYILWFRPEVIQTVNWGGNPDKPVEVAQDGSLRLSPRKSFELWQQTVRLKSLPWKKCEIDIALELKSAIIGIVLRKADELAKINIELERSNSELDAFAYIASHDLKEPLRGIHNYSSFLIEDYGHVLTEDGVSKLQTLVRLTQRMEDLINSLLHFSRLGRMDLSMEQTDLNEVLKQVIEVISLNLKDTKLEIRIPQSLPVINCDQIQVNEVFSNLITNAIKYNDKENKWVEIGYLDSLYPDTTTLLKSSTDVVPGGVFYVRDNGIGIREKHRDTVFRIFKRLHAGNKYGGGTGAGLTIARKIVERHNGSLWVESTYGEGSTFYFTLQG
- a CDS encoding thioredoxin family protein translates to MKLNEYLLQRRQLLSYFGLGIGTVALSLGFKKATTPTSAFTADASPDAVPNSTSVAASSTRESLPEFQGLSQWLNSTPLKVADLKNQVVLVQIWTFACINCQRTLPYITRWHRQYAAQGLKVIGIHTPEFPFERDVNNVKKALKRHKISYPVALDNEYKTWNAYQNNYWPHLFLADRQGFLRYDHIGEGAYQETEQLIKKLLG
- a CDS encoding ATP-binding protein; protein product: MRENKQTILIIDDCLEDRETYRRYLLQDSKYSYTIVEEEYGENGLELCRLIKPDVILLDFLLPDIDGLEFLNELKTKRDFIDVPVVMLTGQGNEAIAVQVMKSGASDYLVKGEMTPESLRLAIHNVVEQTRLRRQLAYSEQRFQTSVENMLDCFGIYTSVRDRSGNIINFLVEYVNAAACAMSRMSKEEQVGKNLLELLPDHHQLFEQYCQVVETGTPLVTEISVYADIFNQQYLPRILEIHAAKLNDGFVVSWRDITDRKIAESEISKSLAKEKELNELKSHFISIASHEFRTPLTTILSATELLEYYSERFTQEKNLSYINLIQSCVNQMNGLLNDVLLLAKSEAGKLDFNPESFDLFNFCDEIIEGMQLSASHQHTITFINNSAELGDSLGRLIVCMDEKLLRHILNNLLSNAIKYSPEDREVYFKLKIEDKLAVFEVQDSGIGIPPEDQVHLFESFHRARNVGNIPGTGLGLAIVKNYVDIHGGTIDVESEVDKGTRFIVKLPLN
- a CDS encoding DUF423 domain-containing protein, with protein sequence MDITRIFLAIASILAGLSVAAGAFASHALKERLTERSLLIFETAARYQMYHALALLIVALLLTHYPTPPASLITAGVTFILGVVIFSGSLYALSFTGVKWLGAITPLGGVAFLVGWGCLAVAAFSNFKF
- a CDS encoding DUF29 domain-containing protein, with product MTVSQNSDGVYATSQHRTSKLYNQDFCLWASETAKLLRDGKFSELDLENLIEEVEDMSGSQRRALLSNLRVLLMHLLKYKYQPEKRSTSWRSSIIEHRIRLEDSFEESPSLRGYFLEVFDQAYQKARKQAALETELPLNTFPSESPFTAEQTLDEHFLSE